Sequence from the Sciurus carolinensis chromosome 1, mSciCar1.2, whole genome shotgun sequence genome:
AGGACGCTTGTCGTTATTGGTATGAAATCCATGTCCCGCCTCCTCCTTGCGCACAAGAAGGCCACTGAGACCGGATcgcttttccatttttgttttattttgaccGCATCCGCCTTTTCAAACAACCCGAGGCTGAGAGCTGTTTGTAGAGACTTCCCTCCGGGCGGCCTTTCTTCTGCTCCCGGGTTCCCTGAAGGCACCTCCTTCCCTCCCGTTTCATCTCCCTCCAGCCTCAGCAGCCTCCTGCCTGCCTAGGGGGCCGCTGCCAGCTGGAACCACAGCTTGCGGGGACTCTGAGGGGGAACCCGGGCCACAGGGCCCTTCTAGGTAGAGATAACAAAGGTGGGGGCCAGGGTGTGTCTGTCTGCAAGACCCTCCCGGGCCCCCGGAGTCCAGTTACTCCCAGTCGGTAAAGCAAGGAGTGCCCTCACCTGGCACCTTCTCAGGTTGCCCAGCGGGTGAGCCTTCTGAAGCCCCAAGCGCTGTGCCACCCAGGGAAAGCTCAGCGCCGCTGTGCCACCCAGGGAAAGCTCAGCGCCGTGAGCTTGGAGAAACCCAGGTCGGCAAGTTGGCCCATCATGAACCACCCGCCCGGAGAGGAACAGGAGCTCATGGCTTCCAAACCGGGATGGTTGGAAATATGAGCAGCTTTTGCCTTGAGCAACCCCCAGGCCTCCTCAGGCAAGGAGCTTAAATCTCAGACAGCCTCCCATGAGGCCATGGCCCAAGATAGGGGCAAGAAGTCCCCGCTCCTCTCAGCTGGCTCCGGGCAGCTGGCGGTTCTTCGGGGAGGACCTCCCTGGGCCTGTCCCTGAGCTGGGAGCCTCATCGGTTAGATCTCATGGCATCTTTCTGAGCCTGGCAGAGACAAACCCATTTTACAACTGTAAGTGTTGAGGATCAAAGTTTCCTCTGAGTTCAAGGTTCAGACATGGAGCGTAATCAATGGGTGGAGAGGCGTTTGGGGACAGTCCAGGAAGTGGTTAATGCCAAGTCCTTGGCTACGAAGCCTCAGGAGAGGGCAGCGGAGAAAGAGAACCTCTTGGAATGGGAGAGACTTTCAAGGAAACTGAAGGTTTTGGAATTTTGCCATTGAGAGAAATTTCCTTCAagtctgtgagcctcagtttcccacctgGCAAGAGGGATCCTGTGGGTTTAGTGACGTGATCACCACAGCTTGCCAGCCCCGGACACAGCAGGGGGCTCCAGCGAGGGTGGCGTCCTGTCCCTCCAGGCCAGGAATCCCCAGGGAAGGAACCTGGCCTGGCCCCTCCGGCCAGCCCTGGCTTCACCTGGGCCTTTCCGGGGCCAGCTGTCCTCTAGCCAGAGAGGGGTCCAGCCCAGCCACAGGCAAATGCCACGGCTGCTGTGTTGCCACGGCTCTGCTCTTTCCGACAGGACCTCGACTGGGCTTTTCTTGTAAATATTGATGGAGACCCGGACAGGAAGGAGGAAACAAAGGACGTTTTatttatgatagaaaaaaaaaaaaaaaaaaccaaaaaaaaacaggagaaaaacccACAGGCCCAACGGGAGGGGGGATGTTTAAATAAGCAGCGATGCATTCACTGAGTGCAATACGGTGCAACTATTGAAATGATGTTGACTGAGGGTTTGTAATAACACGGGGAAGCACTCGCTCTAAAATGCTGCGTGGGGAAGGAAGCCTCGGGATTGTGCACTCAGCACAATCGCTCCCTGCAAAGCCCAAGCCAAACAAAACCACACGCAGGAGAAGAGGACCTGAGGGACCCTCGCCACAGTAGGGGACGCTTCGCCTGGCGAAATTAGGGAGGTGTTTTTGTATTCACtttcctctattttcctttttttttttttttatcctctaATGAGTATGACTGACTTAAAGTGGAAGGCAAcccaaatttaattattttttttttcctcaaaaaataaaaagctgtcaTTGGACAAGCAATAGATGAGCCGTGGAGAGCCAGGTGACACAGAGGCCACCCCCAGGCTACCAGCAGGAGGTCAACAGGCCCTGGATATTAAGCCAGGTCAGGTAAAAATCCCAGAGTCTGGTCCCAAGGACAGACCTCAGCAGGCTGGGACCTGATTCGTGGGTGTGACGTCGGGGACAGTCCTGCTGGCTCTCACCCCTGGATGTGCCCGGAGTTTGCTTTGTGAACGTTGGTGTAATGGAATTCTTCCCCTTCCACCAACAGCTAAACCGGAACAGCTGGGTCCTGTTCCTCTGCACCAAGGTGACACTCCTCCAAAGCAGCCCTTCCTCCCCAGCTGGCGGGGCAAATCCCTGCCCGTGGCAAAGCCCTGCTAGTGGCAAAGCCGGATTTCCCATTCCTGGTCCCAACGTCTCCCAGATTTACCCAGCTCTGATGTCACCCCCAAAGGCACCTGATCACCCTGTTTGAAAGAGTAGCCCCGTCCCCCACACCTGGCCCGCTGCGCCCCTGCCCGCCTCTCCCTCAGCACCTACGAGCCCGGCTCCTCTTGGcctgtttctttgctttctttgtcCAGTTGCCGGCTTTTCTCCACCACGGCGTGAGCTCCACCAGGGCCGGAACCAGTCCCGCGGTGCACCCGGCCCCAGGCGACCCTGTGTTCCACCAGCCAACCGAGTCCTGACCGCCACGGCCCCAGGTCGCCTTCCAGGTCGCCTGAGCTTCCTTGCTCCCCGTGACCCCCTGACCTCTTCTGTCCCTAAACCCAGCTCCAGACCAGCACGCCAGCTCCGGTCGGCTGGTCCCTCTGCTGCGACACTAGGTTGAAACAGCTCTGGGGCCGTGATAAGGACTTGTCGGGAAAAGACGCCGGGAGTGATGAGTGCGGTCAGCGTGGGACCACGGTGGAGTTGCGGTCCGTGTCCAGTGTGGGTCTCACCTCTGCCCGGCCCAACCTCAGCTCTCCCGGCTCCGGCCGTGACCGTGAGCATCACTGCTCCCTGGGCGTGCCCGTGCTGCCCTCGGGGACGGAATGAGGGCTGTGGTGGCACCTTCCGGGCTCTGGGGCCGCTCCACTTCAGAACCCACAGAAGTCGATACAGAGGACACCCCGTCTCTGGAGGCTCCACCAGAATCCTGTGTGCCTCTGCCTCCTACCGTCCCCTCCCATCTGTTGAGGCCAAGCAGGTGACCACAAGGCGCAGGGCGAGCCAATTCTCTTGTCACCGCTCACATCCCTGAGGTATGGACTACCCAGCTTCCAGACAGGCGGACGGACCCTGGGCAGGACCTGGAGACCTGGGCAGCCAGCACTGTGGACAAGGGGCTTGGGCCTGAGGAGGCCCCGGAGGGAGGCGGCCCGACCCGATCACCTCTGTTCCTCCCTCCCCCGAGACCTCGTCTGAACCCCACGGTGCTCCTGGCAGGCCTCTGTAGGAAGGTGTCGTCAAAGTGGACGGTCCTCTTCCTTCTGATTCATAGATTTCCAGGcaacaagaaaaagtaaagtgGACTTTGGGACGTTTACTCTGCAAACCCGAGTCCTCAAGTCCTCCTTCGGCTGTTCTACTGACCGGCGTCTCTCCCGGCTGGACCCGGGGCCCCTGGGTTTCTTTCTGGTTCTGCCTGAACCAGCTCCCTCCCTTCTTGCCACCCATGGCCTGGGTGCTTCTGGGAACGTGGAGGCGGAGCCCAGCGACCCACATTTAGGGAGGGGAACTGCTGGAGCCTCAGAGCCAGCCTGTCCCAGAGGGACAGCTTGAGAGGCCCCTGGGTCACCGGGCTTCTGGAACTGTGGTTGGGATAAGGTTGTGCCCTGAGCTTTGGCGGGGTCCTGGCACAGGCCCCGGGGATCTGGATTCCAAGCACAGTGCAGGCCATCCAGACGAACCTGGCGTCTGGCCTCAGAACAGGAAGCCCCATGCCAGCGCAGGACGCAGGACTGATATGTCCCTTTCCGTGGTCAAATTCCTGGGTCCCCAGAAATGGCCCCAGagccagggcaggggtggggcttCACGGGCGGGGGCTGCTAGACCCTAGTCTGAGGCGTACCCGGGGCAGGCAGGGTCAGGACGGTGGGCAGGAGGGTGCCCCTCGGGGACGGGAAGCCCCGCGGCTCCTTGGGCGAGAACCTGGGCGAGAGGTGGTCGGCCAGGAAGCAGAGCGTGCGCCCGCGCCCCACGCAGTAGACGCGGCTGTCCACCACGGCGCACTGGAAGGCCTCCGGGTGGGGTGTGCGGTGGGAGGCGACCTCGTACCAGAGCCGGGTGCTGGCGCTGCAGCGGTACACGCTGATGCCCAGGCTGCGGTGCAGGTCGAAGCGGTACAGAAAGCCATCGACCGCCACCATCTCGGCCGTGCGGTCCTTGCTGCCCCCCGTGGGGCCGGACCGCCAGCGCTGCTCCCGGGCAGAGAAGCGGAGCAGCTGGTAGCGCAGGGTGCCGCCGGTGACGAAGATCTCACCCGCACACGCGGTGGCCGTGTGCGCCAGGGCGAACGTGTCACCAGGCAGCGGGGGCGCGAAGGCCCAGCGGTCCTGGCGAGGGTCGTAACGCTCCACGGTGTTCAGACACTCGCCTCCGATGGCGTAGAGGTGCCCGTCCAGGGCCACCAGCTGGCAGTGCGGCCGGGCCTGGCTCAGCGGGCACACCTCGCTCCAGATCCCCGTCAGTGGGTTGTAGCAGAAGACGCGACTGGAGGGCTGGTGCCCCTGGCAGCCCGCCACCACGAAGAGGTAATTGAAGAGCGTGCAGGCGGCGCACCCCCAGGACACAGCCTCGGGGGGCAGCTGGGCCAGGGGGCGCCAGGTGTCTTGGGCATCGTCATAGCAACAGAGGCGACCCCCGCCCTCCTGCGGGCACACGTCAGCCACCACCAGGCACCTGTGGCCCTGGAGCCGCCGCTGGAGGATCAGCTCCCGCTCGGCACCGCTCAGGCGCCCGTAGATGTGGGGGCTGCGCAGCACCTGGAGGTAGTTGTCGCTCATCGCCCTGTAGGCCGCCTCCTGCAGGCCCTCCAGGCCCCGCCGCTTGGCCAGGGTCAGCACCTCGTAGCAGTTGCCCAGATCCAGGTGGATGTCCGGGGCCGCGGCGGGGCCCCGTGGGATGCGGACGACACGGGTCCCGGCCACGCGTTCCCCTCGGCCCCCGGGGGAGGGGGGCAGGGACCCCTGGTCCAGGGGGTCGGGAGTGGGGGCCCCAAAGCCCTCGAGCTGCAGCTGGAGCGCCGGGTTCTCCGCGATCTGCGAGAGGCTCTCCTTCCTGCGGGAGCCGTGGTCAGACGGGGGCGGCGCTGGCCCAGGAGGGGCTGCCGTCTCCGCGCCGCCCTCTGGGTGGCCAGCCTGGCCTCCAGACGCTGTTCCTGTCCCCAGGGGCCCTGGCACCGGCTCGGGGGACGCAGCCTCAGCCAGAGCCGCGGTCCGGGGGGCCGGCCGGGAGACGGCCCGGGAGGCGGCCTCTACGTAGTAGTCGTAGACCCTGCCCTTCAGCCGGGGCCCGGGCCCCTCCGCGCCGCCCACGAAGCTCTCCTGCACGCGGACCCGGGCGCGGGACGAGAAGGTGTAGGAGGCGTCCGCCGCCCCCTGCTGCTGGAGCACGGCCAGGCCCAGGTCGGAGGCTGCCTGGAGGGCCCCAGCCTCTTCCCCGCTGACCCCCGTCCCGCAGGCCAAGGCCCAGCTCATGTCACTGCTGCCCTTGCCGGGCGGGCCTTCCAGCTGCCCTGACGCTGGGTGCACAGGGGTCCCACCATCCGGCCACAGAGCTGGCTCACCACCCACACAGTCACCGTCCACTGCCACAGCAGGTCCAGTGACAGAGCAGCCTAGCCAGGAGCGGAGGGGAGGACCGGGCTTACCGCCAATGGCCGTTCCGGCTTCCTGGCCGCAGCAGGCAGGAGGCACCAGCTCTGGGTCCCCGTGCTGCCCGCCCCGCTGCTCACCAGAGCCTTTTCTGGGGGCCTGCTCGTCTCTGGAAGTGGCTCTGGTGGCCAGGACACAGGGGCCTTCTGGGTCCTCCCAGCCACAGCTGTGTGGGGTGCCAGCCCCCCTGCTGGCCCTCCGGCGTTTCAGCTGCTTCTGCCGCGCCGCTGGAGAAGTCCCCGTAACAGCAGGCTGCCCAGagccctctgcttcctcctgggcTTCGGTCCTGGCCCCCCGACCCCCCTGCGGGGCTGGGGCAGGTCTCGACCTGTACAGCCTGTAGGCCGCGGTCACCAGGAGCAGCGTGGCAGCAGACAGCACCAGCTTGCCGGCCAGCTGCATGTCCAGATGCCAGTCCCCGGCCTCGGCTCCTCTGGGGAGCATGCTTCTCAGGCTGACCTGAGGCGCAGGAATGTCAAGAATCCAATTAACGATTGCCCAATAGGGACGGGTTCCTGGGTCCTGCTGAGCGCAGTGGGAGGGAACCCTGGGCTGACTCCGGCTGGCCAGCTGAGGAGCTGGAGCAAAGGTGACTTTGGGCTGGCAGAGTGGCCATTGGGGCCAGGGATGGCTGGTCTCAGCGACTGGCCTCCTTAGATCCTTCCTGGGGGTGGTGTGGAGGCGGTGGTCTGCCTGCGGCTGGGCCTGAGGTCAGCCACCTGAGGCAGCTCTGCAGCCAGCGCTGGGGGGTGTGAGCAGTGCCCAGTGGGCACACGAACAGGGAGGAAGCTCTTAACCAGTATGTCACCCGATGCCAGGAAAGCCGTGGTGGGCTGtcctgtgcgtgtgtgtgtgcgtgtgtgagcgtgtgtgtgtgcgcgtgcatgcGCTTTGTTTTCTCTGTTGCAAATCCTCAGCACAGGGAAGTTGGGCGAGGTGAGTCAGGTGCAGCCCCAGCAGGCCAGGACTGGGTGGCTCCTATTCCCAGGGACGGGTCAGCACTCAGCAAGTCAAGCGGGGGACGCGGTGGGGGAGTCTGGACCCAGGGCCTGCGGCCAAGCCACCTGACCAGCTCTTGGACGCCTCTGCCTGACCCGTTTCAGAGGAACCAGCCTTGCTGAGAAGTAGCCGAGAGGGAGTTCGATGGGGGCCACACCCTCCCCTTAACTTCCGAGGAGAGGGGCTGAGGAAGACTGGCACCCAACCCCCACCAGCCCCCACATCACTAATGCTGTGGATCCTGGATCCACACTGCCCGGCTTTGCcactcaccagctgtgtgaccatAAACAAATGACtttgcctctctgtgcctccatttgcCTATCTGAAaaatggtggtggtggagggggaTGATAATCCTGTGAAAGCCTGGTCAGTATATCTGCTCAggtctccctcctcttcctccttgtcCTGCATCACCAGCGCTATGTTAATGGCCTCCGCTGGCCACCCCCAAGCACGGACCTCGCTCTGCTCTTCCCCTGACCAAGGTCCTCGAAGGGTCTCCAAACCCCAGTGCAGGGGTCTCCAGGGCTCTGTGCACAGAACCTGGGCAGGTAGCATCATCGGGTGAGGACCCCCAGCGGCGGGTGTGGGGGAGCAGCCGAGGGCCGGGGGATGGGCTCGCTcttctttgaatgttttcatctGACTGAGAAGCGAGGAGAAGCCCCTCTTGGGCAGCGGACACGCACTCGGGGGGAGCTTGGCTCTGCAGGCCCTGGCCCTGGGGGAACCTGATTCCCTTTGCTGATGTTCATGACCCCGGGGCACGAGCCTCGGGTGGCCCTTCTGAATCTACCTCCTGAGCGCTACCAGCAGGCCTGGCATTGACCTCTGGACGGGGCAGGGCTGACCGGCAGGCCAGGCCTCCTGTCTTTGCTGGCGGACAGACTCCACCCTCCGGAGTCAGGCCAAAGGCTGCGTCTCCTGGGGCTCCTTCCTGGTCAGTCCTTCCTCCGCGGAGTCTGTTTCCAGCTCCTCTTTTGACCTTGACCACACCTGCCGTCACCAAGCCCTCTGTGTGCAGCGTCTGTCCTGGTGGATCCTGCGTCCCCGAGGACAGAGACGGACGGAGCCTGGCTCGactttgaacccaaggcctccaCAGGCCCCGCATCACTGGAACCGCGGTGCGCGTGGGCTGTGCACGCTCGCTCCGGGGAGCCGGGTGGGCATCTGGACGTGCCGCTTCTCGCACTCACGACCCCTTTGGGGAGAGACTGCTGTCCTCGTTTGACGGCAGCAGTTAGTGGATCTCTGGTGTCATGTCGATTTGCTTGTAAGGAGGGACCTCAATCCCCGTTTGCACATTCCAGAGTTTTACAGACCTGAATTCATCTGACAGGTGCCACTTCTCCCAAAGCCCCTTGGTGGCGGACAAGAGGAGACTCCCGGGATCCCTTTCTTTCCATCACGAGTGACAGAACTGTAATCGTCACTTGAATGGGCACAAGTATCCCGGAGAAAGCTACTTAGAAATGCAGATTTCCAACTTGCCCACAAGATGTTCTGATTCAGTAGCTTCGGGGTGGGTCCCGGGGAAACCTCCGTGGATTTCTTCGCTGAGAGCTGCTCTGGGCCGGGGTGGGCCGTCTCCGCACCCCACAGGGTGGAGGTGAACGGGAGTGAGGTCCCAGGGCTCCGCGGACAGTAGGTCATCTCATCCTCCGGCACCTGGAGAGCTTGGTGTCTTCCCTGCCCTTATCTTCCAGCCGGGGGTGCCGGGACCCAGGGGGACTCTGAGCCGATCACGCGGGTAGAGCGGTAGGGCAGCTTCAGGCTCCCGTACCCTCGGGAGACATGCAGAGTGGACTCCTGCTCACTCCTTGTCCTCCCAGATGCCACCACGGGAACTCTGTCTCAGCCCCTTTGAAAGCTGCTTATCACCGCAGAAAGGCTTGGTGTGCCCAGAGTGCTGTCCCTGTGCCTCCAGCAACGTCCCCCAGGCCACTCAGGGTGCCACTGGGAAGCTGGGCACTGGGTGTTCCCAGCCCAGCTCCAGGGAACgtcctccccagcccagaagaCGGTGTCCGCAGGAGAGGTGACCCAGCCACAGTGTCCCCAAGGGAGCAGTTCTAGAAAGAGGAGTTGAGGACGGAGTGTCGAGGGAAGGAAGGGGACGCGCCACGGGCTGACTCCAGGCGCTCACCAGGTGCTTCCCCGCATCAGGCCGCCTGCTGGAGACCGTCGCTGCCCGTCCTAGTGGGGGAGGATCAGCTAGGCTAGGAGCCGGGGTCCTCCTACCGCTGGGACAAGACGGAGCGGGAGGGCGGGAGGGCTCCTGACAGCACAGGGACTGGGGGCTGGGAGCCTGCTGAACGCAGGAGGCAGATGGCCCTGATTTGAATCCTGGTGTGGCACTTCCCGAGCAGGGACAAGTGCAGAGCAGCTGAGCGTCGGCTCTGTCCTCCTTCACCGACCCTGTGGTCGGCCTTCCGGTCCAGCCCCCAGAGTCCAGCCCCCAGGGTCCAGCCCCCAGAGTCCAGCCCCCAGGGTCCAGCCCCCAGAGATAGCGCTTGGAAATGGAGGTTTCCTTCTGAGGTGGGGTGAGGCCACAGATCAGGGAGGTGATCACCCTGGAGAAGAGTCTGTCACTCACATGTAGAGGAGGGGGCACACCCTGTCTCCCAGGGACCCCGGAGAAACTCCAGGGTGGGCAAGGCGGGGGCGAGGGGGAGGGGTGAGAGTCCCTGCCGCCCTCCACGGGGAGGTTGGGGACCCAGGGTCCAGGTGGGCTGTGCTGACGACTTCAGCCGCCTTGGGCCGCCTTAGTCATGCGAGGCCTGGGCCAGAGGGTGAGGGACCCAGAGTGAAGGAGCGGCCGGGGCTGTGGGAAGGCAGACTCCCGCCCGGCACGTGCTCTCCAGGAACCGCGGCCCCTCCAGGGCCGTCCCTCCAGGGCAGGGAGCTCCCCCGAGCTGGAGCATCGAGTCCCTGAGACTCAGAACACAGTTAGCGCGGAGTCAGGAGAGCGGGCTGTGGGCTCGGAGAGCCTCCGCCCTGAGGCCTTCTCCCCGCAGGTGAGCCTCCGCCCTGAGGCCTCCCCCCGCAGGTGAGCGCAGGCTGCCGGCTGACTTCAGACCCCATAAATCACAGCTTTCCCCTTCTAGTCTGTTTGGAGAAAGTGAAATGAACAAGTGAAGACAGGAGTGAGATTAGAAGATAATTGGAAGTCTATACTGGGCTTCCGTGAATGTGCCTGCCCGCCACCAAGCGGGTCTCCCCTCGCGGGCAGGATAAATGGAGAGCTCTTCTCCCCGGAGGCTCTGGGGTGGGTGAAGCGCCAGAGACGAATGTGTGCCAGGCGGGTACACAGGGCCATCTTTGTGTGATCGGCTTGGCCTCCACCCAGCCAGGCCTCCCGCTGTCTGCCCAGGGCTCCGGGTTCTAGGGTGGAGGCCGCCTCCAGCGGGCAATGCCAGGTGAGGCCTGCGGCTGGGAGCCGGTGGGCACAGGCGCCTCGGGAGGGGAACAGTGTGCAGAGCCCGGAGGGGTCAGAGAGGGGGACCTGGGAGCCACGTGGCACTTAACACACGTGCGGGTGCAAGTTTGCACAAGGATACGCACGCGCACACGGGGGCAGGCAGGACCTTTTGAGTCTAGAAAGTTCAGAGAACCAGCCAGATGCCCTGTGCTCTAGTGTCAGCTAGACTggacaggagagagggagagagagggagagagagggagagaaggagagagagggagagagaaggagagagagggagagaggagagaggtctCAGCCCAGCTGGGAGGAGGACCCAGGGCTcccggctggaggaggtggggacagaTCTTCATCATCCTGAGGTGCTGGTGTGCACTCGCTGGTGGCTGTCCATCCTGACGGGCCCTTTCTGGGACAAACACCCCTTGACCTAAGCTGGGTTTCATGGCACTCTGTGCCCCAGGCTGGTCCCCAACTGGTGTGACCCCAGTCGGTTGTCACAATGCCTAAGTGTTTCCCTTCCAGTTGACAAAGAGCCACCTCCCGAGGCCACCAGCCTGGCGGCTGCTGCCCCAGCCTGTCCTCGTCCTCCCCGCCTTCAGGAACTCCAAGTCAGCACGTGGCGAGGCGAGGTTTCCAAGGCGGCCTCGGGCCATGGCAGCCCCCCGCCTTCCCAGGTCGTGGGCCACTGAGCGTCTCCTCCAGCTCCGCCCCTGCCAGGCCTCCCCGGCCTCCGTCTGGGGTGAGCGGGTGCGGGAGGCTCTCCTCTGAAGACGCCAGGCCGAGGGGATTCCGAGCCTGCAAAGGTCAAACCCAGCTGCTCCTGGGACGGACCCTCGGTGGGCCGCTCAGACCCTCGCAGCTCCCTCGTCCCAGGCACCCCAGCGAGCCATCCAGGCACGGCCTCCGCGAGTAGCCGAGGTGGTCGCGGAGGGCTGGGCCTGACCAGGCGTTCCGATGCTGCACCCTGCCGTGCCGCGTTGTTGTTCCATTTTGTAGCCAAGAATGTTGAGGCTCGTAGGAGGTGAGGTGACCTCCGAGGTCCACAGCTCGGAGTGGCCTGCACAGGGAGCTCAGGACGGCCTTCTCTTGGACCTGGGACCCAGCACCCAGCCAGCCCACCCTGCTGCCTGCCACCAGCGCGCGTCTCCATAGCACCCGCGGGGAGACCAAGGGCGTCCTCCAGGCAGACACCCTTGTCCCCTATTCTGTGGAGCAGAGACCAGGAGCGGGTGAAGCCAGGACTCCCCGGAGGGCGAGGCGTGCGGCAGCTGCTGAACAGGGTCTGTCTTGAGGAGCCTCAAAGAGTCGGGACTGCCGTGGAGAAATGTCCCCTCGCGATTGCCGCACGCAGGCCATTGGGAACGGGGATAGTGGCAGGGGTCGCGTGCCTGTGGATCTGATGGGGAAATTGAATGGAAACGATTCGTGGGTGCCACCAGGAGGCGCAGCGCGTGCCGATCttttcctcctgggtggagggaGTTGAGACAGGATCCCGAGGCTGGGGTACGTGGCTGCCACCCGCCTGCAGAGACACCGTGCAGAGGGCTCGGCGCCAAGGGTGACAGTGAGAAGAGTGACCAGAGTCCTCCTTGGCAGGCCTGGTCGGGGGGACGCTCCCCACGGTGGCCGACGTCATCTCTCATCTCCATGTCGGCTCTGCCAGGTCGGAGGAACCGACCCATTCTACAGAGGAGGAACCGAGACTCAGTTTCTCGCCCAGGGCCGAGTCTGCTTTACCTCCAAGTCCTCCTCTAGAAACCCTGGCCATGCAGGACAGCACCACCCAGGGCCCCAACCCGGCTTGGAAAAGTCAGAATCTCCGTCTCAGCTGGACCCTGGCGATTCTTACAAGGCACCGTAAGCACCCGGGTCGGTGCCCCACCCTGCCGTGATCTCAAGAATCAACCAAAAGCACCTTGAACCTCTGACCCCTGCGGGTCAGAGAGAGGTCGGTGGTCCCTTGACACCTGAGTTGTTggttttctgtctttgttttttgttttgatattgaggatagaacccggggtgcttaaccactgagccacaccccagccattttatattttatttagagacagggtttccccgagttgccttgctaagttgttgaggctggccttgaactcaggatcctctcGCCTCGGCCTCCCGTGCcactgggatggcaggcatgTGTCCCTGCACCTGGCTCTCCTGGGTCAGTCTTGATGGACATTTCTACTGAAGGTGACATTTTTCCTGTGCGTCAGTTTCCTTAACCCTCCAGTGGGAAGGGTGCCATCTGTCTCTCTCATGGGGTCATCGTCAGCGGACAAGCTGGGGTGTCCGGAAGGCTTTGGAGGTGAGGGTGGACGAACGGGCCTGTGGTGTGTTGACGGGGGGGGTACCTGAGCCTGGTGAAGGGCTTCAGGTGGCTTTTCTCATTTACGGGATTTTCACAACCTTATCTGACAAGCAGAGTTGTCCTTGCTTGTAAGAAAGAAGCCCGGCTGAAGTA
This genomic interval carries:
- the Klhdc7a gene encoding kelch domain-containing protein 7A; amino-acid sequence: MLPRGAEAGDWHLDMQLAGKLVLSAATLLLVTAAYRLYRSRPAPAPQGGRGARTEAQEEAEGSGQPAVTGTSPAARQKQLKRRRASRGAGTPHSCGWEDPEGPCVLATRATSRDEQAPRKGSGEQRGGQHGDPELVPPACCGQEAGTAIGGKPGPPLRSWLGCSVTGPAVAVDGDCVGGEPALWPDGGTPVHPASGQLEGPPGKGSSDMSWALACGTGVSGEEAGALQAASDLGLAVLQQQGAADASYTFSSRARVRVQESFVGGAEGPGPRLKGRVYDYYVEAASRAVSRPAPRTAALAEAASPEPVPGPLGTGTASGGQAGHPEGGAETAAPPGPAPPPSDHGSRRKESLSQIAENPALQLQLEGFGAPTPDPLDQGSLPPSPGGRGERVAGTRVVRIPRGPAAAPDIHLDLGNCYEVLTLAKRRGLEGLQEAAYRAMSDNYLQVLRSPHIYGRLSGAERELILQRRLQGHRCLVVADVCPQEGGGRLCCYDDAQDTWRPLAQLPPEAVSWGCAACTLFNYLFVVAGCQGHQPSSRVFCYNPLTGIWSEVCPLSQARPHCQLVALDGHLYAIGGECLNTVERYDPRQDRWAFAPPLPGDTFALAHTATACAGEIFVTGGTLRYQLLRFSAREQRWRSGPTGGSKDRTAEMVAVDGFLYRFDLHRSLGISVYRCSASTRLWYEVASHRTPHPEAFQCAVVDSRVYCVGRGRTLCFLADHLSPRFSPKEPRGFPSPRGTLLPTVLTLPAPGTPQTRV